A region from the Caloramator mitchellensis genome encodes:
- a CDS encoding CbiQ family ECF transporter T component, translating to MIREVILFSKSSRAKFIHPLLKLFFCLIAIALLGYSNSKLFFSLNIALFIILHLYYKTPSYMVTKFSMYLISFYLIAALAFLIGGDIQYLITITLRGAANSIAITFLIFTTPLDDILFVLSKHKNISEIIDIAKLMERYVILLEEELELMIKSAKSKGGFDSAKKSIRTTSTIAGMLFINTFNRWREIKDSINSRGYKGKLYYSELEVDNSIKINITILLLTILEITAFILTST from the coding sequence ATGATAAGGGAAGTAATATTGTTTTCGAAAAGCAGCAGAGCTAAATTTATCCATCCACTCCTAAAACTATTCTTTTGTCTGATTGCAATTGCTTTATTAGGCTATAGTAATAGCAAACTATTTTTTTCTTTAAATATTGCTTTGTTTATAATACTTCACTTGTATTATAAAACCCCCTCGTATATGGTAACTAAATTTTCAATGTATTTAATTTCATTTTACTTAATTGCTGCATTAGCGTTTTTAATCGGGGGAGATATTCAATATTTAATTACTATAACTCTAAGAGGTGCTGCAAATTCTATTGCCATAACGTTTTTGATTTTTACAACTCCACTTGATGATATATTGTTTGTATTATCAAAGCATAAGAATATATCTGAGATAATAGATATTGCAAAGTTAATGGAAAGATATGTAATACTTTTGGAGGAAGAATTGGAATTGATGATAAAATCAGCAAAATCTAAAGGAGGATTTGATTCAGCAAAAAAAAGCATTAGAACAACTTCTACAATTGCAGGAATGCTTTTTATTAATACTTTTAACAGATGGAGGGAAATAAAGGATTCAATAAATTCAAGGGGGTATAAAGGGAAATTATACTATTCAGAGTTAGAGGTTGACAATTCAATTAAAATAAATATAACAATTTTATTGCTTACTATTTTGGAGATTACAGCTTTTATCTTAACTTCTACTTAG
- a CDS encoding energy-coupling factor ABC transporter substrate-binding protein translates to MKNYILMIIAAIVIVFSLVIGSHNGDLSGADGKAEEMITEVAPDYEPYFNSIFEPSGETESLLFALQASIGAFVIGYILGRKKNDKGSNIVFEKQQS, encoded by the coding sequence ATGAAGAACTATATTTTAATGATTATTGCAGCAATTGTGATTGTATTTTCGCTTGTTATTGGTTCTCATAATGGAGACCTTAGCGGGGCAGATGGAAAGGCAGAGGAAATGATAACTGAAGTAGCTCCTGACTATGAACCATATTTTAATAGCATATTTGAACCATCAGGTGAAACAGAAAGTCTTTTATTTGCACTGCAGGCATCTATTGGTGCATTTGTTATAGGTTATATATTAGGAAGGAAAAAGAATGATAAGGGAAGTAATATTGTTTTCGAAAAGCAGCAGAGCTAA
- a CDS encoding energy-coupling factor ABC transporter permease — MKRILFISIFLILQSFSTAHAMHIMEGFLPLHWAVFYFALCIPIIILGVRKITKLIKADNEVKLMLALCGAYIFLLSALKLPSITGSSSHPTGVGLSAILFGPLVSSVLSMIVLFFQAVFLAHGGITTLGANTFSMGIVGPFAAYFTFKLLKQKNLKMAVFVSAMIGDLLTYVTTALQLSIAFPGKAGGILESFIKFSAIFAITQIPLAIIEGLVTVIIYDYIQRYFSNGIELGGEKI; from the coding sequence ATGAAAAGAATATTGTTTATATCAATATTCTTAATTCTTCAGAGTTTTTCAACTGCACATGCGATGCATATCATGGAAGGATTTTTACCCCTTCATTGGGCTGTGTTCTATTTCGCATTATGTATCCCAATAATAATTTTAGGGGTTAGAAAGATAACTAAACTTATAAAAGCAGATAACGAAGTAAAACTAATGCTTGCCCTCTGCGGTGCATATATTTTTCTATTATCTGCTCTTAAACTTCCATCTATCACAGGCTCAAGCAGCCATCCAACGGGAGTAGGACTAAGTGCAATTCTCTTTGGACCACTTGTGTCATCGGTTTTATCAATGATAGTGCTGTTTTTTCAAGCAGTATTCCTTGCCCATGGAGGAATTACAACCCTAGGTGCAAATACATTTTCCATGGGCATAGTTGGACCATTTGCAGCTTATTTTACATTTAAATTGTTAAAGCAAAAGAACTTGAAAATGGCAGTATTTGTATCGGCTATGATTGGAGATTTGCTGACTTATGTAACGACTGCACTGCAGCTAAGCATTGCATTTCCAGGGAAAGCAGGTGGAATTTTAGAATCCTTTATAAAATTTTCAGCAATATTTGCTATAACTCAGATTCCATTGGCTATAATTGAGGGATTGGTCACTGTAATAATATATGATTATATTCAAAGATATTTTAGCAATGGAATCGAATTGGGGGGCGAAAAAATATGA
- a CDS encoding histidine phosphatase family protein, giving the protein MDLILVRHGETEDNLKGVYSGKSDGRLSKRGIEEIKMLKPIIDNFQIKTCITSPLKRAIETADILYDGEKIIDERIIEMNFGIFEGLKYEEALKQFPIEVNSWNDDFINYKIPEGESLLEVYRRCENFLNDIQKNSGNVLVISHGGVIRCILSCVFGNPEFFYKFKIDNASVSILEYSNGYYFLKGLNIKHCEGKCIE; this is encoded by the coding sequence GTGGATTTAATATTAGTAAGACATGGTGAAACTGAGGACAATTTAAAAGGAGTTTATTCAGGAAAATCAGATGGAAGATTATCTAAAAGAGGAATTGAAGAAATTAAAATGCTAAAACCTATTATAGATAATTTTCAAATTAAAACTTGCATTACAAGCCCTTTGAAAAGAGCGATAGAAACAGCTGATATTTTGTATGATGGCGAAAAGATAATCGATGAAAGAATCATTGAGATGAATTTTGGTATATTTGAAGGTTTAAAATACGAGGAGGCACTAAAACAATTTCCGATTGAGGTCAATTCATGGAATGATGATTTTATTAACTATAAAATACCTGAGGGAGAAAGTTTGTTAGAGGTTTATAGAAGATGCGAAAATTTCTTGAATGACATTCAAAAAAATTCAGGGAATGTTTTAGTTATAAGCCATGGAGGAGTCATCCGTTGCATATTGTCATGCGTATTTGGAAATCCAGAGTTTTTTTATAAATTTAAAATAGACAACGCTTCAGTTTCAATACTTGAATACAGCAATGGATATTACTTTTTGAAGGGGCTTAATATTAAACACTGTGAAGGGAAGTGTATAGAATGA
- the cobS gene encoding adenosylcobinamide-GDP ribazoletransferase has protein sequence MIKAFILAIQFLTRLPLNIQVDFDERTIKKSTAFFPFVGVIIASIVYIPFRLLISINEEIAALITLFVWISITGGLHVDGLSDTADGFLSGRKKEKILEIMKDSRIGAFGVIAVVFDLLFKFIIIKNLRQEGALIGLIVSIGLSRLLVTYLFAVGKSARNEGLGILFTGKETIKYSIIGLLTFSLVGIYLVALRYVLLLFIGWLITYVLMKISYKKIDGLTGDVYGACIEINEILLLLLWVVIQWI, from the coding sequence ATGATTAAAGCGTTTATACTTGCAATTCAGTTTTTAACAAGGCTGCCATTGAATATTCAAGTAGATTTTGATGAAAGGACGATAAAAAAGAGCACAGCATTTTTCCCTTTTGTTGGGGTGATAATTGCTTCTATAGTATACATTCCTTTTAGATTACTAATAAGCATAAATGAAGAAATAGCTGCACTAATTACTCTATTCGTATGGATAAGCATAACAGGTGGTCTACATGTAGATGGACTTTCGGATACTGCCGATGGCTTTTTATCAGGAAGAAAAAAAGAAAAAATACTTGAGATAATGAAGGACAGTAGAATAGGTGCCTTTGGGGTTATAGCTGTTGTTTTTGATTTGCTATTTAAATTTATAATAATTAAAAATTTAAGACAAGAAGGCGCTTTAATAGGACTAATTGTTTCTATAGGATTGTCAAGGCTTCTTGTAACGTATTTGTTTGCAGTTGGTAAAAGCGCAAGAAATGAAGGACTAGGGATTTTATTTACCGGCAAAGAAACGATTAAATATTCAATCATAGGACTTTTAACCTTTTCTCTGGTTGGCATATATTTAGTTGCTTTAAGGTATGTTTTACTTTTATTTATAGGATGGCTGATAACTTATGTTCTTATGAAGATATCCTATAAAAAAATAGATGGTCTTACAGGTGATGTTTATGGTGCTTGTATTGAGATAAATGAAATTTTACTGCTCCTTCTTTGGGTGGTGATACAGTGGATTTAA
- the cobU gene encoding bifunctional adenosylcobinamide kinase/adenosylcobinamide-phosphate guanylyltransferase, giving the protein MITLISGGARSGKSKFAEEMLKDKNEVVYIATSRIWDEEMQQRVNLHRNRRNAKWRTFEGTYNLKEAVGNEKYYLLDCLTNLISNIMFDITEGMEKIDEVTQKKIEEVANNEIKSLIDEVNNKNGNLIMVTNETGMSIVPENHIARVFRDIQGRINQMAAQISDEVYIVFLGIPLKLK; this is encoded by the coding sequence ATGATAACGCTGATAAGCGGTGGAGCACGTTCGGGTAAAAGCAAGTTCGCTGAAGAAATGCTAAAGGATAAAAATGAGGTAGTATACATTGCGACCTCAAGGATATGGGATGAAGAGATGCAGCAGCGAGTTAATTTGCATAGAAATAGGAGAAATGCAAAATGGAGAACGTTTGAGGGGACGTATAATTTAAAAGAGGCTGTTGGAAATGAGAAGTATTACCTGCTCGACTGCCTGACAAATTTGATATCGAATATAATGTTTGATATTACAGAGGGCATGGAAAAAATAGATGAAGTTACCCAGAAAAAAATAGAAGAAGTGGCCAATAATGAGATAAAAAGCCTCATTGATGAAGTGAACAATAAGAATGGAAATTTAATAATGGTCACCAATGAAACAGGAATGTCCATAGTCCCTGAAAACCATATCGCAAGGGTTTTCAGGGATATCCAAGGCAGGATAAATCAGATGGCAGCTCAAATTTCAGATGAAGTTTATATTGTTTTTTTAGGAATACCGCTTAAGTTAAAATGA
- the cobT gene encoding nicotinate-nucleotide--dimethylbenzimidazole phosphoribosyltransferase: MELLKSTIEGIKPLNMEVVEKAKKHIDNLTKPIGSLGTLEEIGARMAGITGKIHNKINKKNIVIMAADNGVVDEGVSCAPKFITKVVTENFTRGITGVCVLARQAGAELTIVDIGVDADFDHPLIINKKIAYGTKNIAKEAAMSYEDAVKAIEIGIEVVDNLVKGGVDLLGTGEMGIGNTTTSAAVLSALSGLSPDVVVGKGAGLTDEQHQNKKNVVKRALEINKPNPNDPIDVIAKVGGFDIAGLCGCFLAAAKNRVPIVIDGFISSAAALCAVRLNPLVKDYIFPSHLSAEPGAVYMMNEIGIEPMLNLKMRLGEGSGCPLAFMIIESALAIVNEMGSFEEANIVNDFLVDIREEK, from the coding sequence ATGGAATTATTAAAATCAACTATTGAAGGAATCAAACCGCTTAATATGGAGGTTGTAGAAAAAGCCAAAAAACATATCGATAATCTTACAAAGCCTATAGGCAGCCTTGGAACTTTAGAAGAAATAGGGGCACGAATGGCAGGCATCACAGGTAAAATACATAATAAAATAAACAAGAAGAATATAGTTATAATGGCCGCAGACAATGGAGTAGTTGATGAAGGTGTTAGTTGTGCACCTAAATTTATAACTAAAGTTGTTACAGAAAATTTTACTCGAGGAATTACTGGGGTTTGTGTTCTTGCAAGACAGGCGGGTGCTGAACTTACAATTGTTGATATAGGAGTTGACGCAGATTTTGACCATCCTTTGATAATTAACAAAAAAATTGCATATGGGACTAAAAATATAGCTAAAGAGGCGGCTATGAGCTATGAAGATGCAGTAAAGGCAATTGAAATAGGGATTGAAGTTGTTGACAATCTTGTAAAAGGAGGAGTTGACCTTTTAGGAACTGGTGAGATGGGAATAGGCAACACAACGACTTCGGCAGCAGTTTTAAGCGCATTATCTGGTCTTAGTCCAGATGTTGTAGTTGGCAAGGGTGCAGGACTTACAGATGAACAGCATCAAAATAAAAAGAATGTAGTGAAGAGAGCACTAGAAATAAATAAGCCTAATCCCAATGACCCCATCGATGTTATAGCAAAGGTTGGAGGGTTTGATATAGCAGGGCTTTGTGGATGCTTCCTTGCTGCTGCAAAAAACAGAGTTCCAATTGTAATAGATGGCTTTATTTCATCTGCGGCAGCGCTTTGTGCAGTAAGATTAAATCCACTTGTTAAGGATTATATATTCCCATCGCATTTGTCTGCAGAGCCTGGGGCAGTTTATATGATGAATGAAATAGGCATAGAGCCAATGCTTAATTTAAAGATGAGGCTAGGAGAAGGTTCAGGATGTCCATTGGCGTTTATGATAATAGAATCTGCACTTGCAATAGTCAATGAAATGGGTTCATTTGAGGAGGCAAATATTGTTAACGACTTTTTAGTTGACATAAGAGAGGAGAAATAA